One Scylla paramamosain isolate STU-SP2022 chromosome 7, ASM3559412v1, whole genome shotgun sequence DNA window includes the following coding sequences:
- the LOC135102087 gene encoding cAMP-dependent protein kinase inhibitor gamma-like, whose translation MLCVMEGDGVGDATSEFIATGRTGRRNAMPDILSDHAATTTADLPEALDKLSCSDSGDAAGAVGGGATGGSSDGASTSQAQSSGS comes from the exons ATGCTGTGTGTGATGGAGGGGGATGGAGTGGGAGATGCCACCTCGGAGTTTATCGCCACCGGTCGGACAGGTCGCCGCAACGCCATGCCCGACATACTCTCTGaccacgccgccaccaccacggctGACCTGCCCGAGGCCCTGGATAAGCTGTCCTGCTCAG ACTCTGGCGACGCAGCCGGGGCCGTGGGTGGAGGCGCGACCGGCGGCAGCAGTGATGGCGCCAGCACGAGTCAGGCGCAGTCTTCGGGCTCTTAa